The Benincasa hispida cultivar B227 chromosome 9, ASM972705v1, whole genome shotgun sequence genome has a segment encoding these proteins:
- the LOC120084795 gene encoding kinesin-like protein KIN-14I codes for MKSSYEVRERMEFLFILISAKVVNTVLALKSYGEWKQGGGYGVWNFGGNVKPTTTMSATKSFVRKNSGPFTNSLSRTSSLNDKSFNSSNIEWNKTNSSRTSLIRALLSDKRPEEIPMFVESLLSKLVDEVENRFPSLELVCRFNNLVSFVASHFVSLLFCKQTKTLDSLSSD; via the exons ATGAAATCCTCATATGAGGTCAGAGAAAGAATGGAATTCCTTTTTATACTTATCTCTGCCAAGGTTGTCAATACTGTTTTGGCTCTTAAATCTTATGGCGAGTGGAAACAGGGTGGAGGCTATGGAGTTTGGAATTTTGGGGGAAATGTAAAACCCACTACTACTATGTCCGCTACCAAGTCCTTTGTGAGGAAAAATTCAGGGCCATTCACAAATTCCTTGTCAAGAACCTCCTCTTTGAATGACAAATCTTTCAATTCTTCCAACATCGAATGGAACAAAACG AATAGTTCTCGCACCTCGCTCATTCGTGCACTTTTGTCGGATAAAAGGCCTGAAGAAATCCCAATG TTTGTGGAATCATTGCTAAGCAAGCTTGTGGATGAAGTTGAGAATCGCTTTCCCAGCCTTGAACTAGTATGTAGATTCAACAATCTTGTTTCATTTGTTGCTTCACATTTTGTGTCCCTCCTATTTTGCAAACAGACAAAAACATTGGACTCACTCTCTAGTGATTAG